One genomic region from Halobacteriovorax sp. HLS encodes:
- a CDS encoding SpoIID/LytB domain-containing protein, which translates to MQKNCIVLILLFSVFSLNSVAEITPYLAMGSPEPKVRVRVDHSLKNVTISGTDLKRTIHLNQDSKRYSGRKKIKFNCDRFGFKNKEKIKGPVLLASLNSMTGLVTVGKKKYMGTVDIVTSSKSDSCDVVQETNLEDYISGLLAKEMNSAWHLEALKAQAVAARSYALHKMQTNHVSKNLGHEAHYDIESSEKHQVSGSFFDMTKNTDLATEQTMGEVLVTPKGKLTPIFFHAKCGGKILRPDQVWGNRVSGYNKNPKTGHCDGHGTPDWNKLVTYERFVSFLSWLQKKKLIDTPVKIEGQQKIKILSDVSEKNSVRLYWGTHHIVVKKPYFRRFFGRFLFPSNNFSLNWNSRKKGFVVKGKGLGHGVGMCQLGALDLAKKGWSYRKILALYFPGHKIEKAY; encoded by the coding sequence TTGCAAAAGAATTGCATCGTCTTAATTTTACTTTTCTCAGTATTCTCTTTGAATTCTGTAGCAGAAATTACGCCTTATCTGGCCATGGGCTCACCTGAACCAAAAGTTAGAGTTCGTGTCGATCACTCTTTAAAAAATGTAACAATTTCGGGAACAGATCTTAAAAGAACAATTCACTTAAATCAAGATAGTAAGAGATATTCAGGTAGAAAGAAGATCAAGTTTAACTGTGATAGATTTGGTTTTAAGAATAAAGAAAAAATCAAAGGACCTGTCCTTTTAGCCTCACTAAATTCTATGACAGGTTTAGTTACTGTTGGAAAGAAGAAGTACATGGGAACTGTAGACATAGTGACTTCCTCAAAGAGCGATAGTTGCGATGTTGTGCAAGAAACTAACTTAGAAGATTATATTAGTGGACTCTTAGCTAAAGAAATGAATAGTGCCTGGCATCTTGAAGCACTTAAGGCCCAGGCCGTAGCTGCAAGGTCTTATGCTCTTCATAAAATGCAAACTAATCATGTCTCAAAAAACTTAGGTCATGAGGCACACTATGATATTGAAAGTTCCGAGAAGCACCAGGTTTCAGGATCTTTTTTCGATATGACAAAGAATACGGACCTTGCAACTGAGCAAACAATGGGTGAAGTTCTGGTTACTCCAAAAGGAAAGCTAACTCCTATTTTCTTTCATGCAAAGTGCGGAGGAAAAATCCTAAGACCTGACCAAGTGTGGGGAAATAGGGTGAGTGGTTATAATAAAAACCCAAAGACTGGTCATTGTGACGGACATGGCACTCCTGATTGGAATAAATTAGTGACCTATGAGAGATTTGTTTCATTTCTATCTTGGCTTCAAAAGAAGAAACTTATAGATACTCCTGTAAAAATCGAAGGACAGCAGAAAATAAAAATTCTTTCGGATGTGAGTGAGAAGAACTCAGTTAGGCTCTATTGGGGAACTCATCATATTGTTGTTAAGAAACCATATTTTAGAAGATTCTTTGGTCGGTTCCTTTTTCCGTCAAATAATTTTTCGCTAAACTGGAACTCAAGAAAGAAAGGGTTTGTTGTTAAGGGCAAGGGGCTTGGTCATGGAGTAGGTATGTGTCAATTAGGAGCACTTGACCTTGCTAAAAAGGGATGGAGTTATAGAAAGATCTTAGCTTTATATTTTCCCGGTCACAAAATTGAAAAAGCTTATTAA
- a CDS encoding thioredoxin domain-containing protein gives MLKRLLKVSTLLVVLLGLASCVSEKQITDAIKKNPKILFEVIEENPADFMEAVQKAAKSAQSEMAKRRESDEAKKFEEAFEKPLEPEIRKDESVRGTKGAVLTLVEYSDFQCPFCVRGFDTVKQLLKRYDGKIQFVYKHLPLSFHKEALPAAHYYEAIRLQDEKKAFKFHDELFAKQRQIAKGEPFFKKVAKDLGVNMTKLAKDVKSEFVISRVDDDMKEAAKFGFQGTPGFLLNGIPVRGAYPVDHFEKIIAKLKEKGKIKL, from the coding sequence ATGTTAAAGAGATTATTGAAGGTAAGTACACTTCTTGTAGTTCTTCTAGGACTAGCAAGCTGTGTATCTGAAAAACAAATTACTGATGCTATTAAGAAGAATCCAAAAATTCTTTTTGAGGTAATAGAGGAAAATCCAGCTGACTTTATGGAAGCTGTTCAAAAAGCGGCTAAATCTGCTCAGTCTGAAATGGCAAAGAGAAGAGAGTCAGATGAAGCGAAGAAATTTGAAGAAGCATTTGAAAAACCATTAGAACCTGAAATTAGAAAAGATGAATCAGTTAGAGGAACTAAAGGTGCAGTTCTTACATTAGTAGAATACTCGGACTTTCAATGCCCATTCTGTGTAAGAGGATTCGATACAGTTAAACAACTATTAAAAAGATATGATGGAAAAATTCAATTTGTATATAAGCATTTACCATTGAGCTTTCATAAAGAAGCCCTTCCTGCTGCGCACTACTACGAAGCAATTAGACTTCAAGATGAAAAGAAAGCATTTAAATTTCACGATGAGCTATTTGCTAAGCAAAGACAAATCGCTAAAGGTGAACCGTTCTTTAAGAAGGTTGCAAAAGATCTTGGTGTAAATATGACTAAGCTTGCAAAAGATGTGAAGTCTGAGTTTGTTATTAGTAGAGTTGACGATGATATGAAAGAAGCTGCGAAGTTTGGTTTTCAAGGAACTCCAGGATTTCTTCTAAACGGGATACCTGTAAGAGGAGCTTATCCTGTTGATCACTTCGAAAAGATCATCGCAAAGTTAAAAGAAAAAGGTAAAATTAAGTTATAA
- a CDS encoding HU family DNA-binding protein yields MNRKELIEEILKTKELNNMTKKDADLFVSTLLDVVKKTVKKGEDVSLIGFGSFSKVKRAARMGVNPATGEKIKIKAKNLPKFKPGKAWKEMM; encoded by the coding sequence ATGAACAGAAAAGAATTAATTGAAGAAATTTTAAAAACTAAAGAACTGAACAACATGACAAAGAAAGATGCAGATCTTTTTGTTTCAACTCTTTTAGATGTTGTTAAGAAAACTGTAAAAAAAGGTGAAGATGTTTCTCTTATCGGTTTTGGTTCTTTTTCAAAAGTTAAAAGAGCAGCAAGAATGGGTGTAAATCCAGCAACTGGTGAGAAAATAAAGATTAAAGCAAAGAATCTTCCAAAGTTTAAGCCAGGTAAAGCTTGGAAAGAAATGATGTAA
- the fliL gene encoding flagellar basal body-associated protein FliL, translating to MADGDANDSGKSNPGGAKNPLLTVVMLLQFILTGAIAFYQYQMHVKMSSNQTTMDIIKSDLKNKAEGIDESSETGEAREEDGVLFPLDNFTANLAQGDGPRRFVRLNAVLKFNKESSEEEFKARKPQIRDTIISILNSKRAEDLLKTEGKNYLKEEVKAAINSFLVDGKVIDVFYVSFQIN from the coding sequence ATGGCAGATGGAGATGCTAACGACTCGGGAAAATCTAACCCAGGTGGCGCAAAGAATCCTCTATTAACAGTTGTAATGTTACTTCAGTTTATATTAACTGGAGCTATCGCATTTTATCAATATCAGATGCATGTAAAGATGTCCTCTAATCAAACGACTATGGATATTATTAAGAGTGATCTTAAGAATAAAGCAGAGGGGATTGATGAGAGTAGTGAGACTGGTGAAGCTAGAGAAGAGGATGGAGTTTTATTTCCTTTAGATAACTTTACGGCCAACTTAGCTCAAGGTGATGGACCAAGACGTTTTGTAAGATTGAATGCTGTTTTAAAGTTTAATAAAGAATCAAGTGAAGAAGAATTTAAGGCAAGAAAGCCTCAGATTAGAGATACAATTATTAGTATTCTGAATTCAAAAAGAGCAGAGGATTTGCTTAAAACAGAAGGAAAGAATTACTTAAAAGAAGAAGTAAAAGCTGCTATCAATAGTTTTTTGGTAGATGGGAAAGTCATTGACGTATTTTACGTTAGCTTTCAAATAAACTAG
- the fliM gene encoding flagellar motor switch protein FliM has translation MAQVLSQDEVDALLNAVNDGDSDDLMGGDGGDFGGDDESDDNIQTYDLTNQDRVIRGRMPILEIIYERFIRSFRVSLSNSLRKISTISMISTDLLKFGEFVNTLPIPSCMCIMRFNELRGPALLVFESKLAYAIIDSYFGGTDRPFTKIEGKEFTMIELSFMKKVMDMALSDLEEAWAPVHRIDAQYLRTEINPQFVGVVPPSDVIIATTLEVEFESASGTIMIVVPYSTIEPIKQKLSSSFQTDNDMADSIWTHAMNEHIKQAKATMIVKLGETNITVGDLVTLEKGDIIPLNQEASGEVRVEVEGVEKMRCLIGTHKGNRAVQITRVDKTIRREMVTTEE, from the coding sequence ATGGCACAGGTCCTAAGTCAAGACGAAGTCGATGCTCTATTAAACGCTGTTAACGATGGTGATTCAGATGATCTCATGGGTGGCGATGGCGGCGATTTTGGCGGTGATGACGAATCCGATGACAATATTCAGACCTATGATCTTACCAATCAAGATAGAGTTATTCGTGGAAGAATGCCTATTCTTGAAATTATTTATGAAAGATTTATTAGGTCGTTTCGAGTAAGTTTATCAAATTCACTAAGAAAGATTTCTACTATTTCAATGATCTCCACCGATCTTTTAAAGTTTGGAGAATTTGTTAATACGCTTCCTATCCCATCTTGTATGTGTATTATGCGTTTTAATGAACTAAGAGGTCCTGCGTTATTAGTATTTGAATCAAAATTAGCCTATGCAATTATTGACTCTTACTTCGGTGGTACAGATAGACCATTCACTAAAATTGAAGGTAAAGAATTTACGATGATTGAGCTTTCTTTTATGAAGAAAGTGATGGATATGGCCTTAAGTGATCTTGAAGAAGCTTGGGCACCTGTTCATAGAATTGATGCTCAATATTTAAGAACAGAGATTAACCCACAGTTCGTAGGAGTTGTTCCTCCGTCAGATGTTATTATTGCAACTACACTTGAAGTTGAATTTGAATCTGCTTCAGGAACAATAATGATCGTAGTTCCTTACTCTACGATTGAACCAATTAAACAAAAACTAAGTTCAAGTTTCCAAACAGATAATGATATGGCCGATAGCATCTGGACGCATGCTATGAATGAACATATCAAACAGGCTAAAGCTACAATGATAGTTAAGCTTGGGGAAACTAATATAACGGTTGGAGATCTCGTTACACTTGAGAAGGGCGATATTATTCCTCTTAATCAAGAAGCTTCTGGAGAAGTAAGAGTTGAGGTTGAAGGCGTTGAAAAAATGAGATGCCTTATTGGAACTCACAAAGGTAATAGAGCAGTACAAATTACAAGAGTAGATAAAACAATTAGAAGAGAAATGGTTACGACTGAGGAGTAG
- a CDS encoding flagellar biosynthetic protein FliO encodes MKRILTLSLIFLSASIFASSNAVEVKKLNYAAKGNSAGELSITLKGDLTNAPDLTVKDKMIQVAIPGAMVWPKIEKRVSIAKNLDTTIMAYQFNKDMVRVRAMLPYSIKGLEDRVSITISGNNINLHFPTIVSASNPVKTKVAAVKAKKTQNLDEYNESYLDKLIKEKELQKNTTVTELKAPVKVADKVNVALAGIEKTSPLEAKSSFSLTSYIGKFVAFLGVVLLLFYGVVALMKKGVLKKGKLGFLNSTKVIEVINTTYVGPKRSLMLIRAHNQVFLVANTEKGMEYLSEVKDVAGLMKDGEKSLSGNNFDSDLGSADLLEKDFNLKEDIEKPAVVELKTNDIQESVKLSQKIKDKVKTLKPLQ; translated from the coding sequence ATGAAGAGAATCTTAACACTATCATTAATCTTTCTATCAGCGAGTATATTCGCCTCTAGCAATGCTGTAGAAGTGAAGAAGTTAAATTACGCTGCAAAGGGAAATTCTGCTGGTGAGTTATCTATAACTCTAAAAGGTGATCTTACGAATGCTCCAGATCTTACTGTAAAAGATAAGATGATTCAGGTTGCAATACCTGGCGCCATGGTTTGGCCAAAGATTGAAAAAAGAGTGAGTATAGCTAAAAATTTAGACACGACAATTATGGCCTATCAGTTCAATAAAGATATGGTTAGAGTTAGAGCAATGCTTCCGTACTCTATAAAAGGGCTTGAAGATAGAGTTAGTATTACAATATCTGGTAATAATATTAATCTTCATTTCCCAACAATTGTAAGTGCTTCAAATCCTGTTAAGACTAAGGTTGCCGCTGTAAAAGCAAAAAAGACTCAAAACCTTGATGAATACAATGAAAGTTACTTAGATAAGCTAATCAAAGAAAAAGAACTTCAAAAAAATACGACAGTTACTGAATTAAAGGCACCAGTTAAGGTCGCTGATAAAGTCAATGTGGCACTGGCCGGTATCGAAAAAACAAGTCCTCTAGAGGCTAAATCATCGTTTTCATTAACGAGCTATATTGGCAAATTTGTTGCTTTTCTAGGTGTAGTACTGCTTCTCTTTTACGGTGTTGTTGCACTTATGAAAAAGGGAGTATTGAAGAAAGGTAAGTTAGGCTTCCTTAATAGTACTAAGGTGATCGAAGTCATAAATACAACTTATGTAGGACCAAAGAGGAGTTTAATGTTAATTAGAGCTCATAACCAAGTCTTTCTAGTAGCAAATACAGAAAAGGGAATGGAGTACCTCTCTGAAGTAAAAGATGTTGCAGGACTTATGAAAGATGGTGAAAAGAGCTTATCTGGAAATAATTTTGATTCAGATCTTGGATCAGCGGACCTTTTAGAAAAAGATTTTAACTTAAAAGAAGATATTGAAAAACCAGCTGTCGTTGAATTGAAAACAAATGATATTCAAGAGTCAGTTAAGCTATCGCAGAAAATTAAAGATAAAGTTAAAACTTTAAAACCACTACAGTAA
- the fliP gene encoding flagellar type III secretion system pore protein FliP (The bacterial flagellar biogenesis protein FliP forms a type III secretion system (T3SS)-type pore required for flagellar assembly.) produces the protein MEALKKKKGFLAALLGLLLCGPEVFAQQSGVNLPGMAINFGNGTNLVDTIQVLVLFTVLTMAPAILILCTCFTRIIVVLSFMRQAIGTQSMPPNQVLIGFALFLSVFVMQPTGLEIYNGAITPYVEKKITTTVALDRIEKSLRGFMTKQVRKSDIGLFYDVTGATAPNTVADVPIHFLIPAFIISELKTAFQIGFLLYIPFLILDMVVASVLMAMGMMMLPPVVVSLPFKLLLFVLVDGWQLVTGSILRSFN, from the coding sequence ATGGAAGCTCTTAAAAAGAAAAAAGGATTTTTGGCAGCTCTATTAGGACTACTTTTATGTGGTCCTGAAGTTTTTGCACAACAATCAGGAGTTAATCTACCAGGAATGGCAATTAACTTTGGTAATGGCACAAACTTAGTTGATACAATCCAAGTTCTAGTTTTGTTTACTGTCTTAACAATGGCACCGGCCATATTAATTCTTTGTACATGCTTTACGAGAATAATTGTAGTGCTAAGTTTTATGAGGCAAGCAATTGGTACGCAAAGTATGCCACCGAATCAGGTCTTAATAGGCTTTGCTCTATTTTTGTCAGTGTTCGTGATGCAACCAACTGGATTAGAAATTTATAATGGAGCAATTACTCCCTATGTTGAAAAAAAGATTACTACGACTGTTGCCTTAGATCGAATTGAAAAATCGCTAAGAGGATTTATGACAAAGCAAGTTCGTAAATCTGATATTGGATTATTCTATGATGTGACTGGAGCGACTGCACCTAATACTGTAGCAGATGTTCCAATTCACTTTTTAATTCCTGCTTTTATTATTTCTGAATTGAAGACAGCTTTTCAAATTGGATTTCTACTCTATATACCATTTCTAATTTTAGATATGGTTGTTGCTTCAGTACTTATGGCCATGGGGATGATGATGTTACCACCTGTTGTAGTATCGCTTCCATTTAAATTATTACTCTTTGTATTAGTAGACGGATGGCAATTAGTCACTGGTTCTATTTTACGATCATTTAACTAA
- the fliQ gene encoding flagellar biosynthesis protein FliQ, which yields MDFDGISDITNQAIKIALMIASPMLIGSLVMGILVSIFQAVTQINEQTLSFIPKILVIVGALVIFAPWMSDTLTTFTKELIISIPQVVAGR from the coding sequence GTGGATTTTGACGGAATTTCAGACATTACAAATCAAGCAATTAAAATTGCTCTTATGATTGCCTCTCCGATGCTAATTGGTTCACTTGTGATGGGTATATTAGTCTCCATTTTTCAAGCTGTAACTCAGATCAATGAGCAAACACTTTCATTTATTCCTAAGATTTTAGTTATTGTTGGAGCACTAGTAATTTTTGCTCCATGGATGTCTGATACATTAACTACTTTTACTAAAGAGTTAATTATCAGTATTCCTCAGGTAGTGGCAGGAAGATGA
- a CDS encoding flagellar biosynthetic protein FliR produces the protein MINIQVVDQYSVIAFWLCFTRFIAVNFQLPIFDNTSVPTIVKVLATLVMTYAFFPFLEQQLLKDVYHYGIDAFWFLTIFNTIVGLLVGFFVKVIMNIYTAAGSIITQQIGFGAIRYFDPSSSQQIGPFEQLIKWTVLIIILSSGALLPMFKGVFGSFFSIHAMDVGKFAASPEFYFKIFKNIFISALMLASPLIFTNMLIMTVLGVIARTVPQMNVIMVSFAVNIGLGLLVFIATSQEFFRVAIKMYTENLGSWFQFVI, from the coding sequence ATGATTAATATTCAGGTAGTAGATCAATATTCAGTGATTGCTTTTTGGTTATGTTTTACCAGATTCATCGCTGTGAATTTTCAGCTACCTATTTTTGATAATACGTCTGTTCCGACTATTGTTAAAGTTCTTGCAACATTAGTAATGACTTACGCTTTCTTTCCTTTTTTAGAGCAACAGCTTTTAAAAGATGTTTATCACTATGGAATTGATGCTTTTTGGTTTTTAACAATCTTCAATACAATTGTTGGATTGTTAGTTGGTTTCTTTGTTAAAGTTATTATGAATATTTATACTGCTGCAGGATCAATCATTACGCAGCAAATTGGTTTTGGAGCGATTAGATACTTTGATCCTTCAAGTTCTCAGCAAATTGGTCCATTTGAACAATTGATTAAATGGACAGTGTTAATTATTATTCTATCTTCTGGAGCTCTGTTACCAATGTTTAAAGGAGTCTTTGGCTCATTTTTTTCTATTCATGCAATGGATGTTGGAAAGTTTGCGGCGAGCCCAGAGTTCTACTTTAAAATTTTTAAAAATATCTTCATCTCGGCATTAATGCTTGCTTCTCCTTTAATTTTTACAAATATGCTGATCATGACTGTACTTGGTGTTATCGCTAGAACAGTTCCTCAGATGAATGTAATTATGGTGAGTTTTGCAGTTAATATCGGGCTAGGATTACTAGTTTTTATTGCCACTTCTCAAGAATTTTTTCGTGTTGCTATCAAAATGTACACTGAAAATTTAGGAAGCTGGTTTCAATTTGTAATATAG
- the flhB gene encoding flagellar biosynthesis protein FlhB — MSEDSDNGQEKTEDPSAHRIEEFRKRGEVASSKELTSVLVLAASLLTLGLSLIYVYEVMSGFIEWLYTLDTASAYTEKSMNTIVHKLVSVSLKCVAPIFIVTLIVGVFGNVAQVGLLFSPEVLEWKPDRINPLQGIKRLFSMKSVVEAIKGVFKFTFILSIVYYFLKDEMHTFSGFFHLEFFQAFIYGKGFLIKLGFAIVLGLVIIAVADFAYQKMSYKKKLMMTKEEAKKESKQQDGNPEIKQRIRAVQREMSQRRVMSEVPKADVIVTNPTHISVALKYDPDTMVSPEVIAKGADVLALKIREIAKDNNIPIVENVPLARGLYKTVKEGQGVPRNLYKAVAEVLAFVYKLKRKQKAIS; from the coding sequence ATGTCAGAAGACAGTGACAACGGACAGGAAAAAACCGAGGACCCATCCGCCCATCGTATCGAAGAGTTTCGTAAGCGTGGTGAGGTAGCTTCCTCTAAAGAACTAACTAGTGTTTTAGTTCTTGCTGCGTCTTTATTGACGCTTGGGCTTTCTCTTATCTATGTTTACGAAGTAATGTCTGGCTTCATTGAATGGCTCTATACTCTAGATACGGCTAGTGCTTACACTGAGAAGTCAATGAACACGATTGTTCATAAATTAGTATCTGTTTCTCTAAAGTGTGTTGCTCCAATATTTATCGTAACTTTGATTGTCGGTGTTTTTGGGAATGTTGCGCAAGTTGGATTACTCTTCTCTCCTGAAGTTTTAGAGTGGAAACCTGATAGAATTAATCCACTACAAGGAATTAAGAGACTCTTCTCAATGAAGTCTGTTGTAGAAGCAATTAAAGGTGTGTTTAAGTTCACTTTTATACTATCAATTGTGTATTACTTTCTAAAAGATGAGATGCATACCTTTTCAGGTTTTTTTCATCTTGAGTTTTTTCAAGCATTTATCTACGGGAAAGGTTTTTTAATAAAGCTTGGCTTTGCTATCGTGCTCGGCCTTGTTATCATTGCTGTAGCGGATTTTGCTTATCAGAAAATGTCATATAAGAAAAAGCTGATGATGACAAAAGAAGAAGCTAAGAAAGAAAGCAAGCAGCAGGATGGTAATCCTGAGATTAAACAGAGAATTAGGGCCGTACAAAGAGAAATGTCACAAAGAAGAGTGATGAGTGAGGTTCCAAAAGCTGATGTAATCGTTACCAATCCTACTCATATTTCTGTAGCTTTAAAGTATGATCCAGATACAATGGTATCACCTGAAGTAATCGCCAAAGGAGCTGATGTTTTAGCTCTGAAAATAAGAGAGATTGCTAAGGATAATAATATACCTATTGTAGAGAATGTACCTCTAGCAAGAGGTCTGTATAAGACAGTTAAAGAGGGGCAAGGAGTGCCTCGAAACCTATATAAGGCAGTGGCCGAAGTTTTAGCTTTTGTTTATAAACTTAAAAGAAAACAAAAAGCGATAAGCTAA
- the flhA gene encoding flagellar biosynthesis protein FlhA — MEGSFSEKLKALSKNSDLVVAIGLLLILSVMIIPIPPMLLDLLFALTLSGSVIILLISVYSKKPLDFSTFPSVLLVSTLFRLSLNVASTKNILIRGGTDGASAAGEIIRSFGEFVVGGNYVVGIIIFIILVIINFMVITKGAGRVAEVAARFTLDAMPGKQMAIDADLNAGLIDEGTAKTRRAEVAQEADFYGSMDGASKFVRGDAIAGILITFINVVAGIIIGVAQNGMSAAEAAQVFTLLTVGDGLISQIPALIISTAAGMIATRNTSDNSLGSQIGNEFKVHPKALYIASGVLLVFAIIPGLPKFPFMVVGSALAYTGWRIEKGAQEDKEQAQKATTEEKKATPDNLEDLLTLELVELEVGYGLVNLVDAEQNGDLLERITHIRKQFALDWGVIIPSVRIKDNLELKPGGYSIKVKGIEVASGDLMSDHFMAMDPGSVIEKIDGVETVEPVFGLPAVWISEDQKDDAQYNGYTVVDLSTVVATHITEVLKTNLHELFGRQELVRVMDNFKEAYPKIVSDLIPDILPLGIVLKVMQNLLREGVSIRDLRTILETLAEFGTSVKDADALTEFVRQSLYRTITETIRGDQGDIPLFTLDRNIEENIANNIIQTEQGHQLSLDPKITQHILASLNEKIEEATSMGEKMVVLCSPVIRNHFKRLTEKFIPNLVVVSHNELSSEANIRSLGTVRL; from the coding sequence ATGGAAGGAAGTTTCTCAGAAAAATTAAAAGCACTCTCAAAGAATTCAGACCTTGTCGTTGCTATTGGTCTATTATTAATTCTTAGTGTGATGATTATTCCAATACCACCAATGCTATTGGACTTACTCTTTGCTTTGACGCTATCTGGCTCTGTAATAATTCTATTAATTTCTGTATACTCGAAAAAGCCATTAGACTTTTCAACATTTCCTTCTGTGCTTCTTGTATCAACTTTATTTAGACTCTCTCTTAACGTTGCTTCTACAAAGAATATCTTAATTAGAGGTGGTACAGATGGAGCTTCTGCTGCCGGTGAGATCATTAGATCATTTGGTGAGTTTGTTGTTGGTGGTAACTACGTTGTAGGAATTATCATCTTTATCATTCTTGTTATTATAAACTTCATGGTTATTACTAAAGGTGCTGGTAGAGTAGCTGAAGTTGCTGCAAGATTTACCTTAGATGCAATGCCAGGTAAGCAGATGGCAATTGATGCTGATTTAAACGCAGGACTAATCGATGAAGGTACCGCTAAAACGAGAAGAGCGGAAGTTGCTCAGGAAGCAGATTTCTATGGTTCTATGGATGGTGCTTCTAAATTCGTTAGAGGGGATGCCATAGCTGGTATCCTGATTACATTTATTAACGTTGTTGCTGGTATTATCATCGGTGTTGCTCAAAATGGTATGAGTGCAGCTGAAGCAGCACAAGTATTTACACTTTTAACTGTTGGTGATGGTTTAATTTCTCAGATTCCTGCTCTAATTATTTCAACTGCTGCAGGTATGATTGCTACAAGAAATACAAGCGATAATTCTCTAGGGTCACAAATTGGTAATGAATTTAAGGTTCACCCTAAGGCCCTATATATTGCAAGTGGTGTGTTGCTTGTTTTTGCTATTATTCCAGGTCTTCCAAAATTCCCATTTATGGTAGTAGGGTCCGCTCTGGCCTACACAGGATGGAGAATTGAAAAAGGTGCTCAAGAAGATAAAGAACAAGCACAAAAGGCCACGACAGAAGAGAAGAAAGCTACTCCAGACAATTTAGAAGACCTTTTAACTCTGGAGTTAGTTGAGCTTGAAGTGGGTTACGGTCTTGTTAATTTAGTTGATGCTGAGCAAAATGGTGATCTTCTTGAAAGAATTACACATATTAGAAAACAATTCGCTTTAGACTGGGGTGTAATCATTCCTTCTGTTAGAATTAAAGATAACCTAGAGTTGAAACCAGGAGGATACAGCATTAAGGTTAAAGGAATTGAAGTGGCAAGTGGAGACTTAATGTCTGATCACTTTATGGCCATGGACCCAGGTTCAGTTATTGAGAAGATTGACGGTGTTGAAACTGTAGAGCCAGTATTTGGATTACCGGCAGTTTGGATTTCAGAAGATCAAAAAGACGATGCTCAATATAACGGATACACGGTTGTAGACTTATCCACAGTCGTAGCAACACATATCACAGAAGTTTTAAAAACTAATTTACATGAACTATTTGGTCGTCAAGAACTTGTTCGTGTCATGGATAACTTTAAAGAAGCCTATCCTAAAATTGTTTCAGATTTAATCCCAGACATTCTTCCTTTGGGGATTGTTCTAAAAGTGATGCAAAACCTTCTAAGAGAGGGAGTTTCTATCAGAGATTTAAGAACGATCTTAGAAACTCTTGCGGAATTTGGTACATCAGTTAAGGATGCTGATGCTCTAACTGAGTTTGTTAGACAGTCTCTTTATAGAACGATTACTGAGACAATTAGAGGAGATCAAGGAGATATCCCTCTATTTACACTGGATAGAAATATTGAAGAAAATATTGCAAATAATATTATTCAAACAGAGCAGGGTCATCAGTTGAGCTTAGATCCAAAAATTACTCAACATATTCTTGCGAGTTTAAATGAAAAAATTGAAGAGGCTACAAGCATGGGCGAAAAAATGGTCGTTCTTTGTAGTCCAGTAATTAGAAACCATTTTAAAAGATTAACGGAAAAGTTTATTCCGAACTTAGTTGTTGTAAGTCATAACGAATTAAGTTCTGAAGCGAATATTAGATCCCTTGGTACGGTGAGGCTGTAA